One Spinacia oleracea cultivar Varoflay chromosome 4, BTI_SOV_V1, whole genome shotgun sequence DNA segment encodes these proteins:
- the LOC130471938 gene encoding uncharacterized protein, whose protein sequence is MVQQQSNAKVLYQQVAYGNIDIIKTLCWTRGNFRFIGVVSKADGSVVFEIGNTKVITVVYGPREVMELAGNAARDNKKTRIVPRLLGDVTIANGGVMPNIHNLLLPKKAGGNKPTEDG, encoded by the exons atgGTGCAACAACAATCAAACGCTAAAGTGTTGTACCAACAGGTCGCTTATGGCAACATCGATATCATCAAAACTCTATGTTGGACTAGAGGTAATTTTCGATTCATTGGAGTCGTCTCTAAAGCTGACGG TTCAGTTGTTTTCGAGATTGGTAACACCAAAGTCATTACCGTCGTTTATGGTCCTAGAGAG GTTATGGAATTGGCAGGAAATGCTGCAAGAGACAACAAGAAAACTCGAATTGTGCCAAGACTTCTTGGTGATGTGACCATTGCTAATGGAGGTGTGATGCCCAACATCCACAACCTTCTTCTCCCAAAGAAGGCTGGTGGCAACAAGCCTACCGAAGATGGCTAA